In a genomic window of Chrysemys picta bellii isolate R12L10 chromosome 1, ASM1138683v2, whole genome shotgun sequence:
- the LOC135972283 gene encoding olfactory receptor 52B2-like yields the protein MAAFNLTHFDSSTFILMGIPGMEAYHVWISVPFSMFYIITLLGNFMVLFIVVKEQTLHKPMFLLLCMLALTDIGLTNSVTPKALCIFWFNLKGITMGGCLTQMFFLHVGSVAHSSVLVTMALDRYVAICKPLRYASILTNARIANLGLLCLMRAVLFILPLPLLLSRQPFCNNRNIPHTYCDHIAVAKISCGDITVNIMYGLVMGMLVIGLDLMLIALSYGLIMRAVLRISSEKSHQKALSTCTAHICVMLTSYTSYLFAVLTQRFGQSIPPHVLVIFVNLYTAIPPMINPIIYGVKTKELREKLGKYICRM from the coding sequence ATGGCAGCTTTCAACCTCACCCACTTTGACTCTTCAACATTCATCCTAATGGGCATCCCTGGCATGGAAGCTTACCATGTCTGGATTTCCGTCCCTTTCTCTATGTTCTACATTATCACCCTGTTGGGAAATTTCATGGTTCTGTTTATTGTAGTcaaagagcagaccctgcacaagccgATGTTCCTGCTGCTTTGCATGCTGGCGCTCACAGACATTGGCTTGACTAATTCTGTCACGCCAaaggcactgtgtatattttggttcaatttgaaaGGCATTACTATGGGTGGATGTctcacccagatgttcttccttCATGTGGGTTCTGTGGCACATTCATCTGTCCTCGTCACAATGGCCCTTGATCGCTATGTTGCCATATGTAAACCTTTGAGATACGCCTCCATCCTCACCAATGCACGAATAGCTAACCTAGGCCTACTGTGTTTGATGAGAGCTGTTCTCTTcatcctgcctctgcccctgctcctgagcaGGCAGCCATTCTGTAACAACCGCAATATCCCCCACACGTACTGTGACCACATAGCTGTGGCAAAGATATCGTGTGGGGACATCACAGTCAACATTATGTATGGATTGGTAATGGGGATGCTAGTCATTGGGTTAGACCTGATGCTCATTGCCCTGTCCTATGGTCTGATCATGAGGGCTGTCCTCAGAATCTCCTCTGAGAAATCCCACCAGAAAGCCCTCAGCACTtgcacagcccacatctgtgtgatgctgaCATCTTATACTTCCTATCTCTTCGCTGTTCTGACACAGCGGTTCGGTCAGAGCATCCCTCCCCATGTTCTCGTCATCTTTGTCAACCTCTATACCGCCATCCCCCCCATGATCAACCCTATCATTTATGGAgtcaaaaccaaagagcttcGTGAAAAACTGGGCAAATACATCTGCAGAATGTGA